One genomic region from Nocardia vinacea encodes:
- a CDS encoding MCE family protein has product MRIRTGARTPRKRWLVRLTAAVLAIVVVVAGYDIVQRSRYYTVTAHFTSTSGLYVGDEVRVVGVKVGTIEAIEPHGTELTVRMRLPRSLRLPADVKAVIMAQSLVAARFIQLTPAWTSGPSGGREVDIPVDRTAVPVEWDQVEEQLSRVTSALAPRPDDPTGPGARFLGSAAAAMNGNGDTLRAGLDQLSATMATLSAGSTDLFGTVRNLQAFTTALAASEQQIVVFQGRLASVTEVLAGNRSDLSTALTTLDTAIGDIQAFVTEHRDGLTTQVHQLVAATDVIVAQRDALETVLHRAPTALSNYYNTYNPGQGAMTGVPGPQNFGNPINFICGGIAALANATSEQGAQLCAQYLGPLLNTLRMNYPPVSINPSTGTGVGPGQLVYSPPELQQVLLPGQPR; this is encoded by the coding sequence TTGCGAATTCGAACCGGTGCCCGCACACCCCGCAAACGATGGTTGGTCCGACTCACCGCCGCCGTGCTGGCGATCGTCGTCGTGGTCGCCGGATACGACATCGTTCAGCGGTCGCGCTATTACACCGTCACCGCGCATTTCACCTCCACCAGCGGCCTGTACGTCGGTGACGAGGTCCGCGTGGTCGGGGTAAAGGTGGGCACCATCGAGGCCATCGAGCCGCACGGAACCGAGCTCACCGTGCGCATGCGACTGCCACGGTCGCTGCGGTTACCGGCCGACGTGAAGGCCGTGATCATGGCCCAGAGCTTGGTCGCCGCGCGATTCATCCAGCTCACCCCCGCCTGGACGAGCGGGCCCAGCGGCGGTCGTGAGGTCGATATTCCGGTCGACCGCACCGCCGTCCCGGTTGAATGGGATCAGGTGGAGGAGCAACTCTCGCGGGTCACCAGCGCGCTGGCACCGCGGCCCGATGACCCCACCGGACCCGGCGCCCGATTTCTAGGATCCGCCGCCGCGGCGATGAACGGCAACGGCGACACCCTGCGGGCCGGCCTCGACCAGCTCTCCGCCACGATGGCGACGCTGTCCGCGGGCAGCACGGACCTGTTCGGCACCGTCCGCAATCTGCAGGCATTCACCACCGCACTGGCGGCCAGCGAGCAGCAGATAGTTGTATTCCAGGGTCGGCTGGCATCGGTCACCGAGGTGCTGGCAGGCAACCGCAGCGATCTGTCGACCGCGCTGACCACCCTGGACACCGCCATCGGCGATATCCAGGCATTCGTCACCGAGCACCGCGACGGGCTCACCACACAGGTGCACCAGCTCGTCGCCGCCACCGATGTGATCGTGGCCCAGCGCGATGCGCTGGAAACCGTGCTGCACCGCGCGCCCACCGCGCTGTCGAACTACTACAACACCTACAACCCCGGGCAGGGCGCGATGACCGGCGTTCCGGGACCCCAAAATTTCGGCAACCCCATCAATTTCATCTGCGGCGGCATCGCCGCCCTCGCGAACGCCACCTCCGAGCAAGGAGCCCAGCTGTGCGCGCAATACCTCGGGCCACTACTGAACACGCTGCGGATGAACTACCCGCCGGTGAGCATCAACCCGTCCACCGGCACCGGCGTGGGTCCCGGCCAACTCGTCTACAGCCCACCGGAATTGCAGCAGGTCCTGCTGCCCGGACAGCCGCGATGA
- a CDS encoding ABC transporter permease: protein MDVAETGKFVRTRQRLGRWNREIDAVGARIVFYGKAILQTPGAVARHPGETLRLVAEISMGSGALAMIGGTAAIVGFMTLATGSTIAIQGFSSLGNIGIEALSGFLSAFINVRIAVPVIAGIALSATLGAGATAQIGAMRIAEEIDALESMAIRPVPYVVSTRVAAGMITIIPLYSLALAASFLAGRFTTVVIFGQSPGLYDHYFSTFLNPLDVAWSFVQAVAIAMLVMLIHTHYGFTAVGGPAGVGAAVGRAVRMSLIMVVLVVLLVSLALYGGTGNFHLSG from the coding sequence ATGGATGTCGCCGAAACCGGCAAATTCGTCCGCACCCGGCAGCGGCTGGGCCGTTGGAACCGCGAAATCGACGCCGTTGGTGCGCGAATCGTCTTCTATGGCAAGGCAATTCTGCAAACTCCCGGCGCGGTAGCCAGACATCCGGGCGAAACCCTGCGCTTGGTGGCCGAAATCAGTATGGGCAGTGGCGCTCTCGCGATGATCGGCGGAACCGCGGCGATCGTCGGATTCATGACGCTGGCGACCGGCAGCACCATCGCCATCCAGGGTTTCAGCTCTTTGGGCAATATCGGCATCGAGGCACTGTCCGGATTCCTGTCGGCCTTCATCAATGTGCGGATCGCGGTGCCGGTGATCGCCGGAATCGCCTTGTCGGCGACGCTCGGAGCCGGGGCGACGGCGCAGATCGGGGCCATGCGGATCGCCGAGGAGATCGACGCACTCGAGTCCATGGCCATCCGGCCGGTGCCCTATGTCGTGAGCACCCGGGTCGCGGCGGGCATGATCACGATCATTCCGCTGTACTCGCTGGCTTTGGCGGCGTCGTTCCTGGCGGGCCGGTTCACCACAGTGGTGATTTTCGGGCAGTCACCCGGGCTGTACGACCACTACTTCTCGACCTTTCTCAATCCGCTCGACGTGGCGTGGTCGTTCGTGCAGGCAGTCGCGATCGCGATGCTGGTGATGCTGATCCACACCCATTACGGATTCACCGCCGTCGGGGGTCCGGCGGGAGTGGGCGCGGCGGTCGGGCGCGCGGTGCGGATGTCGCTGATCATGGTGGTCCTCGTCGTGCTCCTGGTGTCACTCGCGTTGTACGGCGGCACCGGCAATTTCCACCTTTCCGGTTAG
- a CDS encoding MlaD family protein gives MSTDSTRTSRLVRNQLIVFAIIALVSTTFTGIYYLRIPAALDIGRYRITVELPRAGGLYRNANVTYDGHTIGRVTSVDLAPTGVTATLSLIDSVAVPADLTARVRSMSAIGEQYVDLQPTVDHGPFLRDGDMIAVDRVRVADRIGPILEQTRAILASLPPDTLHTVLDESARGFGGAGKDLASLLDSTVTFVDAMAANGDALTTLVQQLTPLLNTQVVSSAEIRDWAANLAYLTDQLRTADPAVRNILERGPSAADDANQLFQNLAPTLPLLLANLTTVGQVALTYNPAIEQILVLLPPLIAAENTAGARGAADGGANVVFAVEVQDPAACTTGYLSADERRSPIETSTPDTPTNLYCNVPQDSQFAVRGTRNLPCLENPGVRAATPEQCRNGVVPPSGNNGPFESSPSPAPTGVAHYLPGSPMYLTPDGNPYRHIDITPEPNRPASQEASWTSLLTAPIP, from the coding sequence ATGAGTACCGACTCGACGCGTACTTCTCGCCTCGTCCGCAACCAGCTGATCGTCTTCGCGATCATCGCGCTGGTATCGACGACTTTCACCGGCATCTACTATCTACGGATTCCGGCGGCGCTCGATATCGGCCGCTATCGCATCACCGTCGAATTGCCAAGGGCCGGTGGCCTTTATCGCAATGCGAATGTCACCTACGACGGGCATACGATCGGCCGCGTCACCTCCGTCGACCTGGCACCCACCGGAGTTACCGCGACTCTGTCGCTTATCGACTCGGTCGCTGTACCCGCCGACCTGACCGCACGGGTCCGCAGCATGTCGGCGATCGGCGAACAGTACGTCGATCTGCAACCCACGGTCGACCACGGGCCGTTCCTGCGCGATGGCGATATGATCGCCGTCGACCGCGTGCGGGTCGCCGACCGGATCGGCCCCATCCTGGAGCAGACCCGCGCGATCCTCGCCTCGCTCCCACCCGACACCCTGCACACGGTGCTCGACGAGTCCGCGCGCGGATTCGGCGGTGCGGGAAAGGATCTGGCGAGCCTGCTGGACTCCACCGTCACCTTCGTCGACGCCATGGCCGCCAATGGCGACGCCCTCACCACCCTCGTTCAGCAACTCACCCCGCTGCTGAACACCCAGGTGGTCAGCAGCGCCGAAATCCGCGATTGGGCCGCGAATCTGGCCTATCTCACCGACCAGCTCCGCACCGCCGACCCCGCCGTGCGCAATATCCTGGAACGCGGTCCGTCCGCGGCCGACGATGCCAACCAGCTGTTCCAGAACCTGGCACCGACACTGCCGCTGCTGCTGGCCAACCTGACCACCGTCGGACAGGTCGCCCTGACCTATAACCCAGCCATCGAGCAGATCCTGGTCCTGCTACCGCCGCTGATCGCCGCCGAGAACACCGCGGGCGCACGCGGTGCCGCCGACGGCGGTGCGAATGTCGTCTTCGCCGTGGAGGTTCAGGATCCCGCCGCCTGCACCACCGGCTATCTCTCCGCCGACGAACGACGCAGCCCCATCGAAACCAGCACTCCTGATACCCCGACCAACCTGTACTGCAATGTCCCGCAGGATTCGCAGTTCGCCGTACGCGGCACGCGGAACCTGCCGTGCCTGGAGAATCCGGGTGTCCGCGCCGCCACCCCCGAGCAGTGCCGCAACGGGGTGGTACCGCCCTCTGGCAACAACGGGCCTTTCGAATCGAGCCCCTCACCCGCGCCCACGGGCGTCGCCCACTATCTGCCCGGCAGCCCCATGTATCTCACACCGGACGGAAATCCCTACCGCCACATCGACATCACACCGGAACCGAACCGACCAGCCTCCCAGGAAGCGTCATGGACCTCACTGTTGACCGCTCCGATTCCCTGA
- a CDS encoding TetR/AcrR family transcriptional regulator has translation MAKRAAAEKRPRRERGSLNPGDILDGAFELADQVSLDNLSMPMLAKHLDVGVTSIYWYFRKKDELLNAMTDRALRQYATFVTPFVDASDWRESLRNHARTMRETFNSNPILCDLILIRSALSPEAAQLGARQTESVIANLVEAGLSLDDAVATYSAVQLHVRGSVVLQRLSDKNEESESGAGAYYDSLTISPDTTPLLAEAGSKGLHSGAPDDRNFEYGLDCILEQASRLLESGSGAKAKKAPAKKAPAKKAATAKSPAARRPTKAAAAK, from the coding sequence ATGGCGAAGCGGGCAGCCGCGGAGAAACGGCCGCGGCGTGAGCGCGGATCCCTCAATCCCGGGGACATCCTCGACGGTGCGTTCGAGCTCGCGGATCAGGTATCGCTGGACAACCTGAGCATGCCGATGCTGGCCAAACACCTCGACGTCGGCGTCACGAGCATCTACTGGTACTTCCGTAAGAAGGACGAACTGCTCAACGCCATGACCGACCGCGCGCTGCGCCAGTACGCCACCTTCGTCACGCCTTTCGTCGACGCGAGTGACTGGCGCGAATCGCTGCGCAATCACGCCCGCACCATGCGGGAGACGTTCAACAGCAATCCCATTCTCTGTGATCTGATACTCATCAGGTCGGCGCTGAGCCCGGAGGCCGCGCAGTTGGGCGCGCGGCAGACCGAGTCGGTCATCGCCAATCTGGTCGAGGCCGGGCTGTCGCTCGACGACGCCGTCGCGACGTACTCCGCTGTTCAGCTGCATGTGCGCGGATCGGTTGTACTGCAACGCCTCTCCGACAAGAACGAGGAATCGGAGTCCGGGGCGGGCGCGTACTACGACAGCCTCACCATCTCGCCCGACACCACACCGCTACTGGCCGAGGCGGGTTCGAAGGGCCTGCACAGCGGGGCGCCGGACGATCGGAATTTCGAGTACGGCCTCGACTGCATTCTCGAACAGGCGAGCCGGTTGCTCGAGTCGGGATCGGGCGCGAAGGCGAAGAAAGCACCTGCCAAAAAGGCACCCGCCAAGAAGGCCGCGACGGCGAAGTCGCCCGCCGCGCGCCGACCGACCAAGGCCGCCGCGGCGAAGTAG
- a CDS encoding MCE family protein has product MNRSRALKLSIFVLVMLLVNGAMILVFTQVDAGGSRTYHAVFTDASGMRPGAKVRIAGVPVGSVGAVRYGADHRAHVDFSITTNDRPTTSTRAAIRYEDLVGNRYLELQRGPDTTQLPVGGTIQPPNTAPALDLDALLGGFHPLLQALDPRQVNELSMALLKIFQGRAGTIADVLTRVGSVTSTLADRDQVIGRVITNLNTVLTEIASRGGQFSSTLDHLQQLVSGLAQDRDIIGHAVDSLDGAADAFTGLLADVRPDLSATVSQLNAALTPTTNHIDTLDEVLNRLPDDYRKLIRMGTYGSFFNFYLCGLSFKLTGADGHPVVLEMTDQQTGRCARK; this is encoded by the coding sequence GTGAACCGGTCGCGCGCACTGAAATTGAGCATCTTCGTGCTGGTCATGCTCTTGGTGAACGGAGCGATGATCCTGGTGTTCACACAGGTCGACGCGGGGGGCTCGCGGACCTATCACGCGGTGTTCACCGATGCGTCCGGTATGCGTCCCGGCGCGAAGGTCCGCATCGCGGGGGTCCCGGTCGGATCGGTCGGCGCGGTGCGCTACGGCGCGGACCACCGGGCCCACGTCGACTTCTCGATCACCACCAACGACCGGCCGACCACATCCACGCGGGCCGCCATCCGATACGAGGACCTTGTCGGCAACCGCTACCTCGAACTGCAGCGCGGCCCGGACACCACGCAACTGCCGGTGGGCGGAACCATCCAACCGCCGAACACCGCGCCCGCACTCGATCTGGACGCCCTGCTCGGCGGATTCCATCCTCTGCTACAAGCGCTGGACCCGCGACAGGTCAACGAGCTATCGATGGCATTGCTGAAGATCTTCCAGGGTCGCGCGGGAACCATCGCGGATGTGCTGACCCGGGTCGGGTCGGTGACCAGCACGCTGGCCGATCGTGATCAGGTCATCGGGCGGGTGATCACCAACCTGAATACGGTCCTCACCGAAATCGCTTCGCGGGGTGGCCAATTCAGCAGCACGCTCGACCATCTGCAGCAGCTGGTGTCGGGTCTGGCGCAGGACCGGGACATCATCGGGCACGCGGTCGACAGCCTCGACGGCGCCGCCGACGCGTTCACCGGCCTGCTCGCCGACGTGCGCCCCGATCTGTCCGCGACGGTCAGCCAGTTGAACGCCGCGCTCACACCGACCACCAACCACATCGACACCCTGGACGAGGTACTGAACCGGCTCCCGGACGACTATCGCAAGCTGATCCGCATGGGCACCTACGGGTCCTTCTTCAACTTCTATCTCTGCGGCCTGTCGTTCAAATTGACCGGCGCGGACGGCCACCCGGTGGTTCTCGAGATGACCGACCAGCAGACCGGCAGGTGCGCACGGAAATGA
- a CDS encoding ABC transporter permease: protein MELERLHAPVREVGQFFAMIAEVGRGLVTTRFRFGEFVEQSWMLARVSLLPTILVAVPFTVLVSFTLNILLREIGAATMSGAGAAFGAVTQVGPMVTVLIVAGAGATAMCADLGSRVIREEIAAMEVLGIDPIQRLVIPRVVASTMIAVLLNGLVCAIGITGGFVFSVLLQGVNPGTFAAGVTLLTGSTELAISAVKAMLFGLIAGLVACYRGLSVSGGPKSVGQAVNETVVYAFIALFVVNTVVTAAGIRFSGR, encoded by the coding sequence ATGGAACTAGAACGGCTGCACGCGCCGGTTCGGGAAGTCGGTCAGTTCTTCGCCATGATCGCCGAAGTCGGCCGAGGCCTGGTGACGACGCGGTTCCGGTTCGGCGAATTCGTCGAGCAGAGTTGGATGCTGGCGCGGGTGTCGCTGCTGCCGACCATTCTGGTGGCAGTGCCGTTCACCGTGCTGGTGAGCTTCACCCTCAATATCCTGTTGCGCGAGATCGGCGCGGCCACCATGAGCGGAGCGGGTGCGGCATTCGGCGCGGTCACCCAGGTCGGCCCGATGGTGACCGTGCTGATCGTCGCCGGGGCGGGGGCGACGGCGATGTGCGCGGACCTGGGGTCGCGAGTCATCCGCGAGGAGATCGCGGCCATGGAGGTGCTCGGCATCGATCCCATTCAACGGCTGGTGATACCGCGGGTGGTGGCCTCGACGATGATCGCGGTTCTGCTCAACGGCCTGGTGTGCGCCATCGGAATCACCGGAGGATTCGTGTTCTCGGTATTGCTACAGGGCGTGAATCCGGGGACGTTCGCCGCCGGTGTCACATTGCTGACCGGCTCGACCGAGCTGGCTATCTCCGCAGTCAAGGCCATGCTGTTCGGGCTGATCGCCGGACTGGTGGCGTGCTATCGCGGCCTGTCGGTCTCCGGTGGCCCGAAAAGCGTCGGGCAAGCGGTCAACGAAACCGTCGTCTATGCGTTCATCGCCCTCTTCGTGGTGAACACCGTGGTGACCGCGGCCGGAATCCGATTCTCGGGGAGGTGA
- a CDS encoding MCE family protein — protein MSTARRPMALLCGIALCAAVSGCQWTGLNSLPLPGTQGHGPGSYHVVIEMPDVTTITPNSPVLVDDVEVGTITTITTEDWHARVTVALNGSVVLPANATAKIGQTSLLGSTHIELTAPTDPRGTLLEDSVIPLERAGSYPTTEQTLAALSMVLNGGGLGHLQTIVTEATKAIAGHDDSIGNVLDGMNTLLGELDSQRDAITATLDNLDRFAAQLSADNDTIGRAVAAIDPALGVLNVQRRDLTDAFAALTRFGDAGTALVRQIHGDLKQNLADLVPTLQQIATTGDDLVANINQLGTFPFPPVAITNGIHGDYMNLWAEADLTLPRLQQGLLFGTPFAAPPVTGGAR, from the coding sequence ATGAGCACGGCTCGCCGTCCGATGGCGCTGCTGTGCGGAATCGCGCTGTGCGCCGCGGTATCCGGATGCCAGTGGACCGGATTGAATTCACTGCCACTGCCCGGGACGCAGGGCCACGGCCCCGGGAGCTACCACGTGGTCATCGAAATGCCGGACGTCACCACCATCACCCCGAACTCACCCGTACTGGTCGACGACGTGGAAGTCGGCACCATCACGACCATCACCACCGAGGACTGGCACGCGCGAGTGACCGTGGCGCTCAACGGTTCCGTCGTCCTGCCCGCCAATGCAACCGCCAAAATCGGGCAGACCAGCCTGTTGGGCTCGACGCACATCGAACTCACCGCACCCACCGACCCGCGCGGCACGCTGCTCGAGGACAGTGTGATCCCGCTGGAGCGAGCGGGCAGCTATCCCACCACCGAGCAGACGCTGGCGGCGCTGTCCATGGTGCTCAACGGCGGCGGGCTGGGACATCTGCAGACCATAGTCACCGAGGCCACCAAAGCTATTGCCGGACACGATGATTCGATCGGCAATGTGCTCGATGGAATGAATACGCTACTTGGCGAGTTGGATTCACAGCGGGATGCGATCACCGCCACCCTGGACAATCTCGACAGGTTTGCCGCTCAGCTGTCCGCCGACAACGACACCATCGGTCGGGCCGTCGCCGCCATCGACCCCGCTCTCGGTGTGCTCAACGTGCAGCGGCGCGACCTCACCGACGCCTTCGCTGCACTGACTCGATTCGGCGACGCAGGAACCGCACTGGTACGACAGATCCACGGAGACCTGAAGCAGAACCTGGCCGACCTCGTGCCGACCCTGCAGCAGATCGCCACAACCGGGGACGACCTCGTCGCCAATATCAACCAGCTGGGCACCTTTCCGTTCCCGCCGGTCGCCATCACGAACGGCATCCACGGCGATTACATGAATCTGTGGGCGGAAGCGGATCTCACACTGCCGCGGCTGCAGCAGGGTCTGCTGTTCGGTACCCCGTTTGCCGCCCCACCGGTGACAGGGGGCGCCCGATGA
- a CDS encoding MCE family protein, which translates to MNRLSQREAGRIGLIGIVLTAAISLVSLQFDKIPLLSAQPLRYGALFDDASGLHVDDDVSAAGVRIGTVTDITVDRGHARVTFTADPQIALGDAITATIKTTSLLGRRAVELAPAGVGRLRTGDTIPLDRTRSGYTLPTILNEATTAIRDIDLDQLTRALDSASDVLSAAAPQVRPALDGMRRLAESVNQRDAALRGLLSGAEQVTSALAKRGPQVNSLLLDGNSLLAELQASSAALGGVITGIDQLSRQLSGLVHDTDADLAPALDKLGQVLTVLNNNRDNVAKSIQGLSMYIGTLGDAVASGPYFYAYLQNLVPADYTQPLINSVLGLPPAPLPIPQVR; encoded by the coding sequence ATGAATCGACTCTCTCAGCGCGAAGCCGGTCGCATCGGCCTCATCGGCATCGTCCTCACCGCGGCGATCTCCCTGGTCTCACTGCAATTCGACAAGATCCCGCTGCTCAGCGCCCAGCCACTGCGGTACGGGGCACTGTTCGACGACGCGAGCGGTCTGCACGTCGACGACGACGTCTCGGCCGCCGGGGTGCGAATCGGCACCGTCACCGACATCACCGTGGACCGCGGTCACGCACGCGTCACCTTCACCGCCGACCCGCAGATCGCGCTCGGCGACGCGATCACCGCCACCATCAAGACCACATCACTGCTGGGTCGGCGCGCCGTCGAACTGGCGCCCGCCGGTGTGGGCCGTCTGCGCACCGGCGACACCATCCCACTCGACCGGACCCGATCCGGCTACACGTTGCCGACCATCCTCAATGAGGCCACCACAGCCATCCGCGATATCGACCTCGACCAGTTGACCCGCGCGCTCGACAGCGCCTCCGACGTTCTTTCGGCGGCGGCCCCGCAGGTGCGGCCCGCCCTGGACGGGATGCGACGCCTCGCCGAATCGGTCAACCAGCGCGACGCCGCATTGCGTGGCCTGCTCTCCGGTGCCGAACAGGTGACATCGGCACTGGCCAAGCGCGGGCCACAGGTGAATTCTCTACTGCTCGACGGCAATTCACTGCTCGCGGAATTGCAGGCCAGCAGCGCAGCGCTGGGCGGGGTCATCACCGGAATCGACCAGCTGTCGCGGCAGCTGTCCGGCCTGGTGCATGACACCGATGCCGACCTGGCACCGGCCCTGGACAAGCTCGGGCAGGTCTTGACGGTGCTGAACAACAACCGCGACAACGTGGCGAAAAGCATCCAGGGCCTGTCCATGTATATCGGCACGCTCGGCGACGCCGTCGCCAGCGGTCCCTACTTCTACGCGTATCTGCAGAACCTCGTACCCGCCGACTACACACAGCCCCTGATCAATTCGGTGCTCGGCCTCCCGCCAGCCCCCCTACCGATCCCACAGGTCCGATGA
- a CDS encoding CoA transferase, which translates to MPNPATSPAQPLAGVRIVEISSFVAAPLAGMTLAQLGAEVIRVDPVGGAADYRRWPLTDDGESIYWTGLNKGKRSVTADLRAPAGQLLVTRLITGGGPSGGILLTNTAGRDWLDYETLTATRPDLIQLEILGRADGSAAVDYTVNAATGFPLVTGPADHEGPINHVLPAWDLLCGVYAALAITAAVRHRDATGQGSRITLPLEDVALATVGNLGFLAEAALCGRQRPRLGNAIYGQYGQHFTSADGVSFMVVALTPRHFRDLTELTGSTGAVDALAIALAADFTDEGTRYRHRDVLTGLFTPWFRDRPAEEIGTALAKTSVLWERYRSFDELATDPRVTANPLFTLLRQPEIGEYLAPGSPISVNGEHIPARPAPRLGEHTESVLQDRLGLSPESIAALHMSSIVANEPPKRTAR; encoded by the coding sequence ATGCCGAATCCCGCGACCTCCCCGGCGCAGCCGCTGGCCGGTGTGCGCATCGTGGAGATCTCCAGCTTCGTCGCCGCGCCGCTGGCGGGTATGACGCTGGCGCAGCTCGGCGCGGAGGTCATCCGTGTCGACCCGGTCGGCGGTGCTGCCGATTACCGTCGATGGCCGCTTACCGACGACGGCGAGAGCATCTATTGGACCGGACTCAACAAGGGAAAGCGCTCCGTCACAGCCGATTTGCGCGCACCGGCGGGGCAACTGCTCGTTACACGCCTGATAACCGGCGGCGGCCCCAGCGGCGGCATCCTGCTGACCAACACCGCCGGACGGGATTGGCTCGACTACGAGACGCTCACCGCCACGCGACCCGACCTGATCCAGCTGGAAATACTGGGCCGCGCCGACGGTTCGGCCGCAGTCGACTACACCGTCAATGCCGCCACCGGATTTCCGCTCGTCACCGGCCCCGCCGACCACGAGGGTCCGATCAATCATGTGCTGCCGGCATGGGATCTGCTCTGCGGAGTGTATGCGGCACTGGCGATCACCGCCGCGGTGCGCCACCGCGACGCGACCGGACAAGGCAGCCGGATCACCTTGCCGCTGGAGGATGTCGCGCTGGCCACGGTGGGCAACCTCGGCTTCCTCGCGGAGGCGGCACTATGCGGGCGGCAGCGCCCCCGCTTGGGCAATGCCATCTACGGCCAGTACGGTCAGCACTTCACCAGCGCCGACGGCGTCTCCTTCATGGTGGTCGCCCTGACCCCCAGGCACTTTCGTGATCTCACCGAGCTGACCGGCAGTACCGGCGCGGTCGACGCGCTGGCTATCGCGCTGGCGGCGGACTTCACCGACGAGGGCACGCGCTACCGTCATCGCGACGTGCTGACCGGACTGTTCACCCCGTGGTTCCGCGACCGCCCCGCCGAGGAGATCGGCACCGCCCTGGCGAAAACATCGGTGCTCTGGGAGCGCTACCGCAGTTTCGACGAACTCGCGACCGACCCGCGCGTCACCGCGAATCCGCTGTTCACCCTGCTACGTCAACCCGAGATCGGCGAATACCTCGCGCCCGGTTCCCCGATCTCGGTGAACGGTGAGCACATCCCGGCCCGCCCCGCCCCACGGCTCGGCGAACACACCGAATCCGTGCTGCAGGATCGGCTCGGGCTGTCCCCCGAATCGATTGCGGCACTGCACATGTCATCGATCGTCGCGAACGAGCCCCCGAAACGAACCGCCCGCTGA
- a CDS encoding MCE family protein, translating into MVQQAMLKLVVLALVVATVGVGWLVLGSYQQRFADWVTVTVIADRAGLVMDRGAKVTMTGVEVGEVTAIEYGSDQARVTLRLHRSALASIPADVVAEITSNTVFGAKFVSLDAPRPAAAERLAPGAEIDISRVTVEINTVFEQLTNLLRVVDPAQLEETLGALATALQGRGDRLGAAIDHAAGVLAQMNAADPGFAELLRTAAPTAELYADIAPDLLRTLDALTATSNSVVDEQRHLSALLGSTTAVSDTGSDLLAHNGSGLADVLRLLEPTTALLALYSPEIPCVFKGITAGNEANPAAYTGQPGIKMFAGLIPGATPYHYPEDLPRVNATGGPNCMGLPYTDPVVNVPYMVTDTGANPYDPSRQAIGLRTPDLVSYLLGLGGGR; encoded by the coding sequence ATGGTGCAGCAAGCGATGCTGAAATTGGTGGTACTGGCACTGGTCGTCGCGACGGTGGGCGTCGGCTGGCTGGTGCTGGGCAGCTACCAGCAACGCTTCGCCGACTGGGTGACGGTGACGGTGATCGCCGATCGCGCCGGACTGGTCATGGACCGCGGCGCGAAGGTCACCATGACCGGCGTCGAGGTCGGCGAAGTGACGGCGATCGAGTACGGCTCCGATCAGGCCCGGGTGACCCTGCGCCTGCATCGCTCCGCTCTGGCGTCGATTCCGGCCGACGTCGTCGCCGAGATCACCTCCAATACCGTCTTCGGCGCGAAGTTCGTCAGCCTCGACGCGCCTCGACCGGCCGCCGCCGAACGGCTGGCACCCGGCGCGGAGATCGATATCTCGCGCGTCACCGTCGAAATCAATACCGTCTTCGAGCAACTCACCAACCTGCTGCGCGTGGTCGACCCCGCCCAACTCGAGGAGACCCTCGGCGCGCTGGCGACGGCACTGCAGGGCCGCGGTGACCGGCTCGGCGCGGCAATCGACCACGCCGCCGGTGTGCTCGCTCAAATGAATGCCGCCGATCCCGGATTCGCCGAGCTGCTACGCACTGCGGCACCCACCGCGGAGCTCTACGCCGACATCGCACCGGATCTGCTGCGCACGCTGGACGCCCTCACCGCGACGAGCAACTCGGTGGTCGACGAGCAGCGCCACCTCTCGGCGTTGCTCGGCAGTACCACGGCCGTCTCGGATACCGGCTCGGACCTGTTGGCGCACAACGGTTCCGGCCTCGCGGACGTGCTGCGGCTGCTGGAGCCCACCACCGCACTGCTGGCCTTGTACTCGCCCGAGATCCCGTGCGTTTTCAAGGGAATCACCGCGGGCAACGAAGCCAACCCCGCCGCCTACACCGGGCAGCCGGGCATCAAGATGTTCGCCGGGCTGATACCGGGCGCGACGCCGTACCACTATCCGGAAGATCTGCCCAGGGTCAACGCGACCGGCGGCCCGAACTGCATGGGTCTGCCCTACACCGACCCGGTCGTCAATGTGCCGTACATGGTCACCGACACCGGCGCGAATCCGTACGATCCGTCGCGGCAGGCGATCGGACTGCGGACCCCGGACCTCGTCAGCTACCTGCTGGGCCTCGGGGGTGGCCGGTGA